In the Drosophila gunungcola strain Sukarami unplaced genomic scaffold, Dgunungcola_SK_2 000001F, whole genome shotgun sequence genome, one interval contains:
- the LOC128263168 gene encoding ERC protein 2 isoform X9 codes for MFDNLVFTSENLSAQTMDLDMDLISWTVPSTPTNTTFKDNFNFAQAFEQQQLDAFACKETKEQCARTKGTLEETIGLLQQTQRDCEQLREELHAKDIEWVQRQQERDHLHRTELKQAEEKVLEVQMLAKERFCELESQLRAKDEENKLVQEAYHMEVSHKLTLKQEHLSTAEQKILELQKRLQKLESQEQENREKLIRKENTHAARMSEANQREQELNERVKSLTKELTTLKAHKEHNERDLRDRLALSQDEISVLRTSSQRRSPSTSLPDTASAELSRLTSEADSLRCVLEIKQAEISALSKAKSDLIRESEERLKLANRVALLEAQNEMLRTELEAKTEKEKDMQQKMEELEKAYKHESMKRTRLTFDKEELQYHLKQRSVQLQAAEAKLHERSSGCHETSSSSLHSRCSLGRSGLEIAVTTSSPTSPVMKGMIERNDSVSWTLEIDDESFKGGNSSKIVRRAGSLRSNIERCPIQRRQTSVSNGHSSNGLATNGGSSHSHPNPLSQSMSATALLRTSSNSGEPEGRPLSRARSHSVCIKASASSSAVCESPGRRQRQHDDLNLADWHEDATPLCSSSPQPPMVAEMRPRSSTMKLMSSEAKKFQEIQESAGEAMVSGANSEDESCSASSEDMMRSSSASSTASGGSLSKRPKQPPSRMSIEEALPCTPMEVSWSEDAADASGLA; via the exons atgttTGACAACTTGGTGTTCACCAGCGAGAATCTTTCGGCCCAGACCATGGACTTGGATATGGATCTGATCAGTTGGACAGTGCCCAGCACCCCAACCAATACCACTTTTAAggataatttcaattttgccCAGGCCTTCGAACAGCAACAG CTAGACGCGTTTGCCTGCAAGGAGACCAAAGAGCAATGTGCCCGGACCAAGGGAACGCTGGAGGAGACGATCGGACTGCTGCAGCAGACGCAAAGGGATTGCGAGCAGCTGCGTGAGGAGTTGCACGCCAAGGACATCGAGTGGGTGCAGCGCCAGCAGGAGCGGGATCATCTGCATCGCACTGAACTGAAGCAAG CCGAGGAGAAAGTACTGGAGGTGCAAATGCTTGCCAAGGAAAGGTTCTGCGAACTCGAATCCCAACTGCGCGCCAAGGATGAGGAGAACAAACTGGTGCAGGAGGCCTATCACATGGAGGTCTCCCACAAACTCACTTTAAAGCAGGAGCATCTGAGCACTGCCGAACAGAAGATACTGGAGCTGCAGAAGCGCCTGCAGAAACTGGAGTCCCAGGAGCAGGAGAACCGCGAGAAGCTGATACGCAAGGAGAACACCCATGCCGCTCGAATGTCGGAGGCCAACCAGCGCGAACAGGAGCTGAACGAGCGGGTGAAGAGTCTCACCAAGGAGCTGACCACTTTGAAAGCCCACAAGGAGCACAACGAGCGCGATCTCAGGGATCGACTGGCGCTGTCCCAGGACGAGATCTCCGTGCTGCGCACATCCTCCCAGCGCCGCAGTCCCAGCACCAGTCTGCCGGACACGGCCAGTGCCGAACTCAGCCGGCTGACCAGCGAGGCCGACAGCCTGCGCTGCGTCCTGGAGATCAAGCAGGCCGAGATCTCCGCCCTCAGCAAGGCCAAGTCGGACCTCATCCGCGAGAGCGAGGAGCGGCTCAAACTGGCCAATCGGGTGGCCCTCCTGGAGGCCCAGAACGAGATGCTGCGCACCGAGTTGGAGGCCAAGACCGAAAAAGAGAA GGACATGCAACAGAAGATGGAGGAACTGGAGAAGGCGTACAAGCACGAGAGCATGAAGCGCACGCGGCTGACCTTCGACAAGGAGGAGCTGCAGTACCACCTCAAGCAGCGATCCGTGCAGCTCCAGGCGGCGGAAGCCAAGTTGCACGAGCGATCCTCTGGCTGCCACGAGACCAGCTCGTCAAGCTTGCACAGCCGCTGCAGCTTGGGTCGCAGTGGCCTGGAGATCGCCGTGACCACATCCTCGCCCACGTCGCCAGTGATGAAGGGCATGATCGAGCGAAACGATTCGGTCAGCTGGACGCTGGAGATCGACGACGAGTCGTTCAAGGGCGGCAACTCTTCGAAGATTGTGCGGCGAGCGGGTTCATTGCGAAGCAACATCGAGCGGTGTCCCATCCAGCGGCGGCAGACATCGGTCAGCAATGGTCACTCCTCCAATGGGCTGGCCACGAACGGAGGCTCATCCCACTCGCATCCCAATCCCCTCAGCCAGAGCATGTCGGCCACGGCCCTGCTGAGGACCAGCAGTAATTCCGGGGAGCCAGAGGGTCGTCCCCTGTCCCGGGCTCGCTCCCATTCGGTTTGCATCAAGGCCTCGGCCTCCAGCTCGGCTGTTTGTGAATCCCCCGGCCGGAGGCAGAGGCAGCACGACGATTTGAATCTGGCCGACTGGCACGAGGATGCCACGCCCCTGTGCTCCAGCTCACCACAACCGCCGATGGTCGCCGAGATGCGTCCGCGCAGCTCCACCATGAAGCTGATGTCCAGCGAGGCCAAGAAGTTCCAGGAGATCCAGGAGTCGGCCGGCGAGGCCATGGTCTCCGGTGCCAACTCCGAGGACGAGAGCTGCTCGGCCTCCTCCGAGGACATGATGCGCAGCTCGTCCGCCTCCAGCACCGCCTCGGGCGGATCGCTGTCCAAGAGACCCAAACAACCGCCTTCCCGCATGTCCATCGAGGAGGCGCTGCCCTGCACGCCCATGGAGGTCAGCTGGTCGGAGGACGCCGCCGATGCCAGCGGATTGGCATGA
- the LOC128263168 gene encoding protein split ends isoform X6, translating to MGIGRFFRKIFGSKNSKKTPTGGSKENDQNDEIKNKRLNGTSGSPAGTTTPLKGVATKSATTTKQPQSAKLKASTINKSPSVVGVSEESLRSGVDQTELQELSNGQSASGCPTPPMARDSKRSSIGSELPCETEAKLKRCDDQSGIIPPQTTNSDPKGSKAATPLPLIKPDQDVSGQSTAVKFTSANEPVLPDELGTSISSMTMLATPRVDIAAQYPALKPFTNGGVLDYASLSKFFQDNQFERMEEHRQILGLAVMVQFMSQELDAFACKETKEQCARTKGTLEETIGLLQQTQRDCEQLREELHAKDIEWVQRQQERDHLHRTELKQAEEKVLEVQMLAKERFCELESQLRAKDEENKLVQEAYHMEVSHKLTLKQEHLSTAEQKILELQKRLQKLESQEQENREKLIRKENTHAARMSEANQREQELNERVKSLTKELTTLKAHKEHNERDLRDRLALSQDEISVLRTSSQRRSPSTSLPDTASAELSRLTSEADSLRCVLEIKQAEISALSKAKSDLIRESEERLKLANRVALLEAQNEMLRTELEAKTEKEKDMQQKMEELEKAYKHESMKRTRLTFDKEELQYHLKQRSVQLQAAEAKLHERSSGCHETSSSSLHSRCSLGRSGLEIAVTTSSPTSPVMKGMIERNDSVSWTLEIDDESFKGGNSSKIVRRAGSLRSNIERCPIQRRQTSVSNGHSSNGLATNGGSSHSHPNPLSQSMSATALLRTSSNSGEPEGRPLSRARSHSVCIKASASSSAVCESPGRRQRQHDDLNLADWHEDATPLCSSSPQPPMVAEMRPRSSTMKLMSSEAKKFQEIQESAGEAMVSGANSEDESCSASSEDMMRSSSASSTASGGSLSKRPKQPPSRMSIEEALPCTPMEVSWSEDAADASGLA from the exons ATGGGCATAGGTCGATTTTTTCGTAAAATTTTTGGCAgtaaaaattcaaagaaaactCCCACAGGTGGAAGCAAAGAAAATGATCAGAACGACGAGATTAAAA ATAAACGTTTGAATGGCACTTCGGGAAGCCCTGCTGGCACTACAACACCCCTCAAAGGAGTGGCCACAAAATCCGCCACCACAACCAAGCAGCCACAATCGGCGAAACTTAAAGCAAGCACGATTAATAAAAGCCCCTCTGTTGTCGGCGTTTCCGAGG AATCTCTTCGTTCTGGCGTGGATCAAACCGAGCTGCAGGAGCTGAGCAATGGACAATCCGCGAGCGGATGTCCCACTCCGCCGATGGCGCGTGACTCGAAACGCTCGTCCATCGGCAGTGAGTTGCCCTGTGAGACGGAGGCCAAGTTGAAGAGGTGCGACGACCAGAGCGGCATTATCCCCCCGCAGACAACCAATTCCGATCCGAAAGGATCCAAGGCAGCAACGCCCCTTCCGCTGATCAAACCCGACCAGGATGTCAGTGGTCAGAGCACAGCCGTTAAGTTTACCAGTGCAAATGAG CCGGTCTTGCCCGATGAACTTGGCACGTCGATCAGCTCGATGACGATGCTAGCCACGCCCCGCGTGGACATAGCCGCCCAGTATCCCGCCTTGAAGCCGTTCACAAATGGCGGAGTTTTGGACTACGCCAGCCTCTCCAAGTTCTTCCAGGACAACCAGTTCGAGCGCATGGAGGAGCACCGCCAGATCCTGGGACTCGCCGTGATGGTGCAGTTCATGTCCCAAGAG CTAGACGCGTTTGCCTGCAAGGAGACCAAAGAGCAATGTGCCCGGACCAAGGGAACGCTGGAGGAGACGATCGGACTGCTGCAGCAGACGCAAAGGGATTGCGAGCAGCTGCGTGAGGAGTTGCACGCCAAGGACATCGAGTGGGTGCAGCGCCAGCAGGAGCGGGATCATCTGCATCGCACTGAACTGAAGCAAG CCGAGGAGAAAGTACTGGAGGTGCAAATGCTTGCCAAGGAAAGGTTCTGCGAACTCGAATCCCAACTGCGCGCCAAGGATGAGGAGAACAAACTGGTGCAGGAGGCCTATCACATGGAGGTCTCCCACAAACTCACTTTAAAGCAGGAGCATCTGAGCACTGCCGAACAGAAGATACTGGAGCTGCAGAAGCGCCTGCAGAAACTGGAGTCCCAGGAGCAGGAGAACCGCGAGAAGCTGATACGCAAGGAGAACACCCATGCCGCTCGAATGTCGGAGGCCAACCAGCGCGAACAGGAGCTGAACGAGCGGGTGAAGAGTCTCACCAAGGAGCTGACCACTTTGAAAGCCCACAAGGAGCACAACGAGCGCGATCTCAGGGATCGACTGGCGCTGTCCCAGGACGAGATCTCCGTGCTGCGCACATCCTCCCAGCGCCGCAGTCCCAGCACCAGTCTGCCGGACACGGCCAGTGCCGAACTCAGCCGGCTGACCAGCGAGGCCGACAGCCTGCGCTGCGTCCTGGAGATCAAGCAGGCCGAGATCTCCGCCCTCAGCAAGGCCAAGTCGGACCTCATCCGCGAGAGCGAGGAGCGGCTCAAACTGGCCAATCGGGTGGCCCTCCTGGAGGCCCAGAACGAGATGCTGCGCACCGAGTTGGAGGCCAAGACCGAAAAAGAGAA GGACATGCAACAGAAGATGGAGGAACTGGAGAAGGCGTACAAGCACGAGAGCATGAAGCGCACGCGGCTGACCTTCGACAAGGAGGAGCTGCAGTACCACCTCAAGCAGCGATCCGTGCAGCTCCAGGCGGCGGAAGCCAAGTTGCACGAGCGATCCTCTGGCTGCCACGAGACCAGCTCGTCAAGCTTGCACAGCCGCTGCAGCTTGGGTCGCAGTGGCCTGGAGATCGCCGTGACCACATCCTCGCCCACGTCGCCAGTGATGAAGGGCATGATCGAGCGAAACGATTCGGTCAGCTGGACGCTGGAGATCGACGACGAGTCGTTCAAGGGCGGCAACTCTTCGAAGATTGTGCGGCGAGCGGGTTCATTGCGAAGCAACATCGAGCGGTGTCCCATCCAGCGGCGGCAGACATCGGTCAGCAATGGTCACTCCTCCAATGGGCTGGCCACGAACGGAGGCTCATCCCACTCGCATCCCAATCCCCTCAGCCAGAGCATGTCGGCCACGGCCCTGCTGAGGACCAGCAGTAATTCCGGGGAGCCAGAGGGTCGTCCCCTGTCCCGGGCTCGCTCCCATTCGGTTTGCATCAAGGCCTCGGCCTCCAGCTCGGCTGTTTGTGAATCCCCCGGCCGGAGGCAGAGGCAGCACGACGATTTGAATCTGGCCGACTGGCACGAGGATGCCACGCCCCTGTGCTCCAGCTCACCACAACCGCCGATGGTCGCCGAGATGCGTCCGCGCAGCTCCACCATGAAGCTGATGTCCAGCGAGGCCAAGAAGTTCCAGGAGATCCAGGAGTCGGCCGGCGAGGCCATGGTCTCCGGTGCCAACTCCGAGGACGAGAGCTGCTCGGCCTCCTCCGAGGACATGATGCGCAGCTCGTCCGCCTCCAGCACCGCCTCGGGCGGATCGCTGTCCAAGAGACCCAAACAACCGCCTTCCCGCATGTCCATCGAGGAGGCGCTGCCCTGCACGCCCATGGAGGTCAGCTGGTCGGAGGACGCCGCCGATGCCAGCGGATTGGCATGA